A window of Streptomyces sp. DG1A-41 contains these coding sequences:
- a CDS encoding PrsW family intramembrane metalloprotease, protein MATCPPHPSYPSGPTAGAPSAGALRHAHWWQRAWVRYGALTTLLAISGLVILALVREETGTEGFLVGLGLATFPVPLLIAAFRWLDRVEPGPWRNLLFCFAWGACAAALIAIVANSFATRWIATATADPSSADTLGATVIAPVVEETAKAAAVLLVFLFRRRDFTGILDGVVLAGVTATGFAFTENILYLGTAFGTDQLTGGSGIASVTAATFFVRIIMSPFAHPLFTVLTGIGFGVSALAADRQHVRRVAFPLSGLLLAMGMHAMWNGSSAFGEYGFFAVYAAFMVPIFGLLTWLVIWTRQRELKTVRTELPAYAVAGWLSPVEPYALGSMRARRIARQYARRHAGRAAAREVARYEAYATSLAFLRHRGRRGRAGADFVVRERELLDELWRRREAARPALDYAARITAPPVPVAAPPWPVYGAYGYGYPTTPATPTTPYPAYNPYRS, encoded by the coding sequence GTGGCCACCTGCCCCCCACATCCGTCGTACCCCAGCGGCCCCACCGCCGGCGCACCCAGCGCCGGCGCCCTGCGGCACGCCCACTGGTGGCAGCGCGCCTGGGTGCGCTACGGCGCCCTGACCACGCTCCTCGCGATATCCGGCCTCGTCATCCTCGCCCTGGTCCGCGAAGAGACCGGCACGGAAGGGTTCCTGGTCGGGCTGGGGCTGGCCACGTTCCCGGTGCCCCTGCTGATAGCCGCGTTCCGCTGGCTGGACCGGGTCGAACCGGGCCCCTGGCGGAACCTGCTGTTCTGCTTCGCCTGGGGCGCCTGCGCGGCGGCGCTGATAGCGATCGTCGCCAACAGCTTCGCGACCAGATGGATAGCGACCGCGACGGCGGATCCGTCCAGCGCGGACACGCTCGGCGCGACCGTCATAGCCCCGGTGGTCGAGGAGACGGCCAAGGCGGCGGCCGTCTTACTGGTCTTCCTCTTCCGGCGCCGCGACTTCACCGGCATCCTCGACGGAGTGGTCCTGGCCGGCGTCACCGCCACCGGCTTCGCGTTCACGGAGAACATCCTCTACCTGGGCACCGCCTTCGGCACGGACCAGCTCACCGGCGGTAGCGGCATCGCCTCCGTCACGGCGGCCACCTTCTTCGTGCGCATCATCATGTCGCCGTTCGCGCACCCGCTCTTCACCGTCCTCACCGGCATCGGCTTCGGCGTCTCCGCGCTCGCGGCGGACCGCCAGCACGTCCGCCGCGTCGCCTTCCCGCTCTCCGGGCTGCTGCTCGCGATGGGCATGCACGCGATGTGGAACGGCTCGTCGGCGTTCGGCGAGTACGGGTTCTTCGCCGTGTACGCGGCGTTCATGGTGCCCATCTTCGGGCTGCTGACGTGGCTGGTGATCTGGACCCGGCAGCGGGAGCTGAAAACCGTACGGACTGAGCTGCCCGCCTACGCCGTGGCCGGGTGGCTGTCCCCGGTCGAGCCGTACGCCCTCGGCTCGATGCGGGCCCGGCGGATCGCCCGCCAGTACGCCCGTCGCCACGCGGGCAGGGCGGCGGCGCGGGAGGTCGCGCGGTACGAGGCGTACGCGACGTCCCTGGCGTTCCTGCGGCACCGGGGCCGCCGCGGCCGCGCCGGTGCCGACTTCGTCGTACGGGAACGAGAACTGCTGGACGAACTGTGGCGACGCCGGGAGGCGGCCCGTCCCGCGCTGGACTACGCCGCGCGGATCACGGCCCCTCCGGTACCGGTGGCGGCCCCGCCCTGGCCGGTGTACGGGGCGTACGGGTACGGCTACCCGACGACTCCGGCAACGCCGACGACGCCGTACCCCGCGTACAACCCGTACCGGTCCTGA
- a CDS encoding aldo/keto reductase — MTSLRKLGSSDLEVFPLALGGNVFGWTADEVQSFAVLDAYTAAGGNFVDTADAYSHWVEGNQGGESETVLGKWLTSRGNRADVVIATKVSQHPEFRGLSAANIKAAADASLRRLRTDYIDLYYTHFDQPDVPVEEIIGALDELVKAGKVRYIAASNISAERLRASLEFSDREGLARYVALQPHYNLVSRDTYEGELQDLAERTGLAAVPYYALASGFLTGKYRPGTTVDSARAGGAATYLETERGRRVLDALDGIAGAHDVPVATVALAWLAAQPTVAAPIASARTVEQLPALVGAGELTLTEAELGRLTEASA, encoded by the coding sequence ATGACATCTCTTCGCAAGCTCGGCTCCTCCGACCTCGAGGTCTTCCCGCTCGCCCTCGGCGGCAACGTCTTCGGCTGGACCGCCGACGAGGTCCAGTCGTTCGCCGTCCTCGACGCGTACACGGCCGCGGGCGGCAACTTCGTCGACACCGCCGACGCCTACTCGCACTGGGTCGAGGGCAACCAGGGCGGTGAGTCCGAGACCGTCCTCGGCAAGTGGCTCACGTCACGCGGCAACCGCGCGGACGTCGTCATCGCCACGAAGGTCAGCCAGCACCCCGAGTTCCGCGGTCTGTCCGCCGCCAACATCAAGGCCGCCGCCGACGCCTCCCTGCGGCGCCTGCGCACCGACTACATCGACCTCTACTACACCCACTTCGACCAGCCCGACGTGCCGGTGGAGGAGATCATCGGCGCACTCGACGAACTCGTGAAGGCCGGGAAGGTGCGGTACATCGCCGCCTCCAACATCTCCGCGGAGCGGCTGCGGGCCTCCCTGGAGTTCTCCGACCGCGAGGGGCTCGCCCGGTACGTGGCCCTCCAGCCCCACTACAACCTGGTCTCCCGCGACACCTACGAGGGCGAGCTCCAGGACCTCGCCGAGCGGACCGGCCTGGCGGCCGTCCCCTACTACGCGCTCGCGTCGGGCTTCCTCACCGGCAAGTACCGGCCCGGTACGACCGTCGACAGCGCGCGGGCGGGCGGTGCCGCCACGTACCTGGAGACCGAGCGGGGCCGCCGGGTCCTCGACGCCCTCGACGGGATCGCCGGGGCCCACGACGTCCCGGTCGCCACGGTCGCCCTGGCCTGGCTCGCGGCCCAGCCGACGGTGGCGGCGCCGATCGCTTCCGCGCGGACGGTGGAGCAGCTGCCCGCGCTGGTCGGGGCCGGGGAGCTGACGCTGACGGAGGCGGAGCTCGGGCGGCTGACCGAGGCTTCGGCCTGA
- a CDS encoding M23 family metallopeptidase, translating to MASNRPAPAAPSAPNQRDIETFGYGGHRTDEGPFQEWNPTAESIRPVRGRHRVTKQRGGGLARSSTVLGVGVIAAVGAGGMASAQTGKPPVSISVSDLPSVGSLISDDDTPEGSATPLSDLATASADTEQGTSGAGEALRARIIAQAEHQQEQIETKAAQDAAEAARKAAAEAAAKAEKEAKAKAAEAKRKAEEEARKKAEAERLAALAKQYTLPTSAYTITSTFGQAGAYWSSGYHTGLDFAAPTGTPIKAVHSGTITEAGWNGSYGYKTVLTLDDGTEIWYAHQSSIGVSVGQKVNTGDVIGRVGATGNVTGAHLHLEVHTGGSTNGVDPLAWLRGKGLNV from the coding sequence GTGGCGTCCAACCGGCCTGCCCCCGCGGCCCCGTCCGCGCCGAACCAGCGCGATATCGAAACCTTCGGCTACGGCGGTCACCGCACCGACGAGGGCCCGTTCCAGGAATGGAACCCCACCGCGGAATCCATCCGTCCCGTCCGCGGCCGGCATCGCGTCACCAAGCAGCGCGGCGGAGGACTCGCCCGCAGCTCCACCGTCCTGGGCGTCGGCGTCATAGCCGCCGTGGGCGCGGGCGGCATGGCCAGCGCCCAGACCGGCAAGCCGCCGGTGTCGATCTCCGTTTCGGACCTGCCCTCGGTGGGTTCCCTCATCTCGGACGACGACACCCCCGAAGGCTCCGCCACCCCGCTCAGCGACCTCGCCACGGCGTCCGCCGACACCGAGCAGGGCACCTCCGGCGCCGGTGAGGCGCTGCGCGCCCGGATCATTGCGCAGGCCGAGCACCAGCAGGAGCAGATCGAGACCAAGGCCGCGCAGGACGCCGCGGAAGCCGCCCGGAAGGCGGCCGCGGAAGCCGCCGCCAAGGCGGAGAAGGAAGCCAAGGCCAAGGCCGCCGAAGCCAAGCGGAAGGCGGAGGAGGAGGCCCGGAAGAAGGCCGAGGCCGAGCGGCTCGCCGCCCTCGCCAAGCAGTACACGCTGCCGACCTCCGCGTACACCATCACCTCGACCTTCGGTCAGGCCGGCGCCTACTGGTCCTCCGGCTACCACACCGGTCTCGACTTCGCCGCCCCCACGGGCACGCCGATCAAGGCGGTGCACAGCGGCACCATCACCGAGGCGGGCTGGAACGGGTCGTACGGCTACAAGACGGTCCTGACCCTCGATGACGGCACGGAGATCTGGTACGCGCACCAGTCGTCCATCGGCGTCAGCGTCGGCCAGAAGGTCAACACGGGTGACGTCATCGGCCGCGTGGGCGCGACCGGCAACGTCACCGGGGCGCACCTGCACCTCGAGGTCCACACCGGTGGGTCCACCAACGGGGTCGACCCGCTCGCGTGGCTGCGGGGCAAGGGCCTGAACGTCTGA
- a CDS encoding dihydrofolate reductase family protein produces the protein MPHPYVLLSAAVSLDGYLDDTGPERLLLSSPADFDRVDEVRASVDAILIGAGTVRADNPRLLVNSPERRAARTAAGRPEYPLKVTVSGSGDLDPAARFWHTGGEKVLYTTDEGAERARALGLATDATDVTDATDVVPLGADLDWRRLLTHLHDVRGVRRLMVEGGGLIHTQLLTQGLADELQLVLAPLFVGDPEAPRLFGPGGYQSGRLRLLETRRIEDVVLMRYEPTAPGTGPLPVAADHHWLARACELAAQCPPSDTAFSVGAVVVAADGTELARGHSREGGDPVAHAEEAALAKTDPADPRLAGATVYSSLEPCARRASRPAPCARRILDAGVRRVVTAWREPDTFVAGADGSGVLAAGGAQVVVLPEHETRAKAPNRHLLH, from the coding sequence TCCGCCGCCGTCTCCCTCGACGGCTACCTGGACGACACCGGCCCCGAACGCCTGCTTTTGTCCAGCCCGGCCGACTTCGACCGGGTCGACGAGGTCCGGGCGTCCGTCGACGCGATCCTGATCGGCGCAGGCACCGTCCGGGCCGACAACCCGCGCCTGCTGGTCAACTCACCCGAGCGACGAGCCGCCCGCACCGCCGCCGGCCGACCGGAGTACCCCCTCAAGGTCACGGTCAGCGGCTCCGGCGACCTCGACCCGGCGGCACGGTTCTGGCACACCGGCGGCGAGAAGGTCCTCTACACCACCGACGAGGGCGCCGAACGCGCCCGTGCCCTCGGCCTCGCCACCGATGCCACCGATGTCACCGATGCCACCGACGTCGTCCCGCTCGGCGCCGACCTCGACTGGCGGCGGCTCCTCACCCACCTGCACGACGTCCGGGGCGTACGACGGCTCATGGTCGAGGGCGGCGGCCTGATCCACACCCAGCTCCTCACCCAGGGCCTGGCCGACGAACTCCAGCTGGTCCTCGCCCCGCTCTTCGTCGGCGACCCCGAGGCACCCCGCCTCTTCGGACCCGGCGGCTACCAGTCCGGCCGGCTCCGGCTGCTGGAGACCCGGCGGATCGAGGACGTGGTCCTCATGCGCTACGAGCCGACCGCCCCCGGCACCGGCCCCCTCCCCGTCGCAGCCGACCACCACTGGCTGGCCCGCGCCTGCGAACTGGCCGCACAGTGCCCGCCGTCGGACACGGCGTTCAGCGTCGGCGCGGTGGTGGTCGCGGCCGACGGCACGGAACTGGCCCGCGGTCACTCCCGGGAGGGCGGCGACCCGGTCGCGCACGCCGAGGAGGCGGCCCTGGCGAAGACCGACCCGGCCGACCCCAGGCTCGCCGGTGCGACGGTCTACAGCAGCCTCGAGCCCTGCGCCCGCCGGGCCTCCCGTCCCGCACCCTGCGCCCGGCGGATCCTCGACGCGGGCGTACGACGTGTGGTCACGGCCTGGCGCGAGCCGGATACCTTCGTGGCGGGGGCCGACGGCAGCGGCGTCCTGGCGGCCGGGGGAGCGCAGGTCGTCGTCCTCCCGGAGCACGAGACGCGGGCCAAGGCCCCGAACCGCCACCTGCTGCACTGA